One Solanum pennellii chromosome 9, SPENNV200 DNA segment encodes these proteins:
- the LOC107029161 gene encoding phosphatidylinositol/phosphatidylcholine transfer protein SFH9 — protein sequence MPEIVGIHDHERTKRYYFEASEDEKRRTRIRSLKKKAMSASTKLTHSLKRRSKRVAHCRFASISTEDFRDEKEEEAVNSFRQALIEKDLLPVRHDDYHTMLRFLKARKFDLDKAMLMWSEMLNWRKEQGVDTIIEDFAYEEYEEVQSYYPHGYHGVDRGGRPVYIERLGKIEPTKLMNVTTIERFLKYHIQGFERTFAEKFPACSIAARRHIDSSTTILDVQGLNWRSFGKLAHDLVMRMQKIDGDNYPETLHQMFIVNAGNGFRFLWNTAKGFLDPKTTAKIHVLGNKFQSNLAEVIDPSQLPDFLGGTCSCPNPDGCLRSDKGPWNDPELMKLVHALHGEALYPRRITSYSDSDIEIKPVSPQLLRNEIGSAESEVEVGVSAYSIMQSKQLSDKVPTRRSVSFGSLVQEDYGPMLTDEHLNSPNRATVSVQRRSPEKSIFSLMINMMVKSLAWICFLFHGVGRLFVKNSDANRSRNGRVSVNASSVEQNVSSPKKEDLLHPCCQRLQHLENVVADLLKKPTKIPPEKEHMLLDSMDRIKFIEYDLQRTKKALLATASQQVELAESMESLKENKLKVTNSCWRRGRPSQYKT from the exons ATGccag aaattgttgGGATTCACGATCACGAAAGAacaaaaagatattattttgaGGCATCTGAGGATGAGAAGAGAAGAACTCGAATCAGATCTTTGAAAAAAAAGGCAATGAGTGCTTCTACAAAGCTAACGCATTCGCTCAAAAGACGTAGTAAACGAGTTGCTCATTGCCGATTTGCTTCCATTTCAACGGAAGATTTTCGAGACGAGAAAGAAGAGGAGGCAGTGAATTCATTTCGCCAGGCCTTGATAGAAAAGGATCTCCTTCCGGTTCGACATGATGATTATCATACTATGTTGAG GTTCCTAAAAGCAAGGAAATTTGACCTTGATAAGGCCATGCTAATGTGGTCTGAAATGCTCAACTGGAGGAAAGAACAAGGAGTAGACACAATTATAGAG GATTTTGCCTATGAGGAATATGAGGAAGTTCAGAGTTATTACCCTCATGGTTACCATGGTGTAGACAGAGGGGGACGACCCGTCTATATTGAAAGACTTGGCAAGATTGAACCTACTAAACTTATGAATGTTACCACAATAGAAAGGTTCTTAAAGTATCACATCCAAGGGTTTGAAAGGACTTTTGCTGAAAAATTTCCAGCATGTTCGATCGCAGCTAGGAGGCATATAGATTCATCTACTACAATCTTGGATGTTCAAGGACTG AATTGGAGGAGTTTTGGGAAACTTGCCCATGATTTGGTCATGCGCATGCAAAAGATAGATGGCGACAACTATCCAGAG ACATTGCACCAGATGTTTATTGTCAATGCTGGAAATGGATTTAGATTTCTATGGAATACTGCAAAAGGATTTCTTGATCCAAAGACAACAGCAAAAATTCAT GTATTGGGAAACAAATTCCAGAGCAACTTAGCAGAAGTCATAGACCCCAG CCAATTGCCAGATTTTCTTGGAGGAACCTGCTCATGCCCAAATCCAGATGGGTGTCTTAGGTCTGATAAAGGACCCTGGAATGATCCAGAGCTGATGAAG CTGGTCCATGCATTACATGGTGAAGCACTTTATCCCAGGAGAATTACAAGCTACTCGGATAGTGATATCGAAATCAAACCAGTTTCTCCACAG TTACTACGCAATGAGATTGGTTCGGCAGAATCTGAAGTGGAAGTGGGGGTCTCAGCTTACAGTATCATGCAATCCAAACAACTTTCAGACAAA GTACCAACTAGGAGATCTGTTTCATTTGGCAGCTTAGTTCAAGAAGATTATGGGCCTATGCTTACAGATGAACATTTGAATTCTCCAA ATAGAGCTACTGTATCAGTACAAAGAAGGTCGCCCGAGAAATCCATCTTTAGCTTGATGATTAATATGATGGTCAAATCACTTGCATGGATTTGCTTCTTATTTCATGGTGTGGGTAGGTTATTTGTGAAGAATAGTGATGCAAACAGATCGAGAAATGGACGGGTATCAGTGAATGCAAGTTCAGTCGAGCAAAATGTTTCTTCCCCAAAAAAGGAGGATCTCCTCCATCCATGCTGTCAGAGGTTGCAACATTTAGAGAACGTCGTAGCTGATTTGTTGAAGAAACCTACCAAAATTCCTCCAGAAAAAGAGCACATGCTGCTTGATTCAATGGACCGCATAAAGTTCATAGAGTATGACTTGCAGAGGACGAAGAAA gcACTACTTGCAACAGCATCGCAACAAGTAGAGCTTGCTGAATCCATGGAATCTTTGAAGGAGAACAAATTGAAA GTGACAAACTCATGTTGGCGGAGAGGCAGGCCTTCACAATACAAAACTTGA